A window of Gambusia affinis linkage group LG03, SWU_Gaff_1.0, whole genome shotgun sequence genomic DNA:
GATGATGAATCTTTTCTATTAGATTTTGTGCAGTTCTGGATTTTTGAATTGATATTTTGGTAAACTCTTACCTGCAGTAGAGATCTCTCATAGCATTCCCATTAATGTCAATCCAGATTAGTAGGACCCAATGGCTGAACGTAACAACTTGTTCCACAGGAACCAAGACCAAAGTAAACTTTTACCATCTTTAAGCAACTCTAGTCTCAAAATAGTCAAGCAATTTATGCAAATGATGAATATGATGCTGTATGTCATGGATATTTCTGAATTAATCTGTATTAAACAACTTATTTTTGTCAAGGGGGAAaagaaattgtcaaaatattGCAAGCGGTCTTGCAAGAAAATCTCACAAGTCAATGCAGAGCCAAATTACAATGTGTGGACAAAAACTGATTACACAGCACAAATAATgtattaaaagcttttcttccatctttatgcaactgaaagaaaaaaaacagtgttttcagtttaactctggcttctcttttcttttcagtttggtaaacctttttaaagtctttttgtagtCGTCATGCAGTAGAGCCACTTTTCTGTTCCTGCAATAGAATTGAGACAAGAAATTACCTCCCCGAAAAAACGCATGTCAAATGTACAAAATGGATCTTTTGTAGGATGTTTCAATGCTCCTTTCTGCTCCAGACTTCTCCCCAACAGTTCACAGAAAGCTTGAACTCAGGTCATGTTGCAAGGCAGCTCTGTATGGTTTAGTGATGTTGTTTGCAGCTACGGATTTAAAGTGTTACCATTATACTTTACTTActgcaatgaaagaaaaattggtaataaaaagtacttttaatacATCTGTCACTGCACATAGCCTGGGATACAAAAACACCaatattattctaaaaataGAACAATGACAGCCTTCATCAAACAAGGTCCTCCACTACCTCATTTACATTAAGCAGTAATGTGTTgctagacaaaaaataaatgaatttatcaAATTGTCTTGAAATATATTGAGGTTTATTAATGATTTCAGTAAACCTGCAGTGGAAAATGATAGTTTAAACAGTAAAAGTATGAATCTCAACCTACTGTCTGTTTTGATAACAaactacaattttaaaaaacgaTCGCAATAAATCGTTGTTCTAAGTAATACTTCCTCACCCAGTTATATATGATAATTATCCATTCCTGCTTCTGAGAGCTACTTTATTAATCCATTAATTACCACTTCAACGTTTTTGTGGCATactgtttttgctgtttaaaagAAGTACAGAGAACAAAACGTGTAAAGTGGAATGAATGCCTGCTGTAGAAGTAAAGCATTGCATAAAATTAAACTACCGTATCAGTTTGAGTGAAAGCTATTTTACTCTGCAGCTATTCTGACAAGATACACTTGGCATGTTCTGTTCTCAGCACATATTTGAAAGAGGTGGCGCTGCACCTCCTTCTTCAGTTTCCTGTGTAAATGATCATCAATGTCAGTCCACATCTTTGAGAGGACCCTTTCGATTAAGAGGATAGTTATCTGTTGCATCCtgaagcaaacacaaaacagaacttTTAGGTTTTAAGCAGGATGGATATTTGGCTCTGAGAAAATCTTGAGAGTTTACTTTCCGCAAAAAGTGTCAGTGTTTGTTCGCATGTGCCAGTCTCTGCGGTGCTGTTGTCTGAGCAGAGCCTTATGCAATCACTGATCAGATGGGAGTGTACTCTCAGTGTTATGGCAACCTGTATCTGTGTGTAAGATCTGCATTAGTGAATGAAAGTGTTCAGAACTGGAGGATGAGTCTCTAAGGCGGCCAAAAGTCCAGGTCAAAGGGCAACGTATGTATTGGATGACAGGACGCTGATGTCATGGCTGGAAAATCGCTGTCTGTGACAGCTGCTCCCCGTGACCCGACAGTCGATGGTCCATATTTACTTTCTATCAGACAGAACAAGAAAACCCAGCACCGTTTAGCAAGTACAGACATAGATGTGCTGTGAGGTTGAGCTTGTGCAAAGACACAATTACATTCTGAAAAGCTGGTGGAGTGGAAATTAATAGTACTTGgaacttaatttattttccttaatgTTTGGCATTATGAATTCGCTTCAAGATGCATTCTCAAAAACAACTCTGTATTGATTATAGTAATtatgaaattgtttattttaaagtttgtagATTATCTGTGAACCACCTGATTCCTTATCAGTGAACTTTCATGGCTCATATCTTTCTGCTGAACGACTATTAAACCTTCCCCATGATTGTGTGGGTCACAACATAACATTTCTTTGCTAAATAGGATGTTTTTGGTcttattcaaattttctgatcaATTGAACTCTGAGTTGCCATTACCTGTAACCTATTTGAAATATACTATTCTATATCCTATATATTATTCTATATTTGAATATAAACACAAGTTTCACTTGCATATACATTTCAATGttactattttgtttatttcgtCGTACTCTCATGACCCGAACCTTTCGGATTTGTAACTGTGTGCTCATCTCCATCTGTGTCTCTTCAcacctgacttttttttattttactgcttttcttTGTAGCAGTTGCTCCTAAGTGTTATATAAAGTCTGTTGTTCATTCAGATATTCAGTCGCACAGTTAAAAAtagttgtttctgttcagccttAATATCCCGAAAGATGCCCACCACAAAGCCTGTGAAGTCGTTAAAACCCACATGTCTCTGGATTCATGGTACATTGTGATAAGGAGGTTAtgcttatgtgtgtgtgtgtctgcgtgcttgtgcgtgggcgtgtgtgtgtgtgtgcgccgcCAGGCCTGACTGTGTGGATCTGACAAGCCCTCCAACTATTCTCGAGCTCAGCCGATTCCTGCCTCACTTCATTAGTCCAAGATATGAGGGTGCTGCTAAAATTAGTCCCCAGTGCAATGCTGACACACACTTGTGCATTCACACAACACACAAAGACCTGAAAACTTTTCCGATGCCAAGTTCCTAATGTTCTTTTCCAGAGGCGGTTCTCCAGACCCGGCAGCGCTGTAGTCTAAGCTAAGTGATCTTTAAAGTGGAACGCTCTCTGTtttccacacacacagcacagaaaacacaacagcatgatgttgtgttttgggGGTGGAGGGGAGATAAACTCCAGTTTTACCTCATGGAAACATTAAGTCATTAGGATATTCATGGCTTTGGAATTCATTTCTCTCTATAGACTTTAACCCTCTgtgtttcctctctcttttccaGGCGCTGTGTGGCTGCACTCTTAGTATTCCCACGCTGGAAAACCGCGTCATCTCGCTCCCTTGCCACGACATCATCAAGCCAGGAACGTTGAAGCGGGTCAGGGGGGAAGGTCTGCCTTTCCCCAAGAACCCGTCGCAGCGCGGTGACCTCATCGTGGAGTTTTCTGTCCGTTTTCCTGACAGGATCCCCCCGCAGTCCCGAGAGATTATCAGACAGCACCTCCCCCAGTCGTAGGAGGACCCCTCTGAGCCCTCCACCGGCAAATAAAACTACCCATCATACAACCTCATCTACTCCTCCCATATATGGTAGTTATGGTTTTAATGTCCTGTGTTGATCACAACATCTTAGAAGGACAGACAAAGGGACAGATTTCAGGATTTAATTTAGCTTTGTATGTGCTGTCTTTTGGTCCaagcacacacccacacacacacacacacgcacacacgcacacacacacatgagtCCCCAGACAGTGAAGCGGTGCTGAGGCTGGGCTGTGCACAACTGTGGTTTCTACCCAACCTTCTTTTCTGAActgttttttacaaatttatcaACGGTTTTATAAGCTCGCCTCCTCTCCAATCCTTGTCTTTTTGTGAAAAGGATGAagtttgagatatttttttaaaagaaatgttcaattaagatttttttggttttgttatcTTTACCTCAAGTGTACCAGCAGCTTGAGTGTTTTCAGTACATAGTCTGGTTTTAACATAACCCCGCCTTGACGTTGACTCCATGCTAAAGAAACATAGATTTTTAAGTCTGTAGACTCGTTAGTGTTGTCGACCTTCCCCAAACAGACATCTGCTAGGCCATATTTCACATAAAGTTCCACATTGCACTGCAGTTTAGACTTGGCATGGGCCGGTTTCTGGTCTCAAGGTATTCCAAGGTTTTTAAAGGTTACGGCTTCAAAACCCCCAAACCTTTCTTTCATACTGATTgtttaatgtcattttatagAGGTATATGAGAAAATACTGGCATTAAAAGCGACTTTTTCTAGCTGTTTGAAGTTGCTGTTCCCTCgtttgttgctgtgcactgccgGTCAGCTGCTTGAAAGTATGCTACTACTGTTTCTTATTGcttaaaagaaagagaagttCAGCTATTTGGATACAGTTTTGGTATAACACAGAATGTCCttatattaaaactaaaagggtgtcatttattattgttactaaGCTGTTAGacagttttaaaactgcatcTGGTAAGCTTCAGCATCTCACAATCAACTGCTTGGCCATAGAATCAGCAGTGTAATCATGATTATGGCATCTAGAGCAGGAGTCCCCAAGTCTAGATGAAtcccttctccaacacacctgaatcagataACTGAATGACCTCTTCTGCATGTCATCAAGTTCCAGAGGCCTAATAATAAGCCATTCACTTGACGCAGGTGTGTTGAATAAGTTTTAGTACCTTGGCTCTTGACGACTCTCGCATTTAACACTATGGCATTTGGAATTTGGTTGCCAGATAAGCTGAGCTGCTGTGGATGTTTTTGGTCCAATGggatgtttttcctgtttttattccaaCATGGTCTGTTTTGCTACAGAATCGACAAGAACAGCGACTCAGATAGCGGCCACAACAACATCACTTTATATCACACTGTAAGCTATACAGATGCTTCATTCATGTCAGCATGCTGGaagcttgaaaatgaaagtgaagCTCACTACAGGACCTACTTTCTGAGTAATtctcttaaatattttctgaccaTCACATTTTATTCCAACATAGTCTGTTGATCCTTAAATATAAGAATAGGTGGTGACATTATgggaaaaatagaaacaattatAGGATGGGAGAGACACGAATGTCTGATTGTGTGATTGTTTGTACTGCCTCTTAAACCCTCAGAGGTCACTAAAGTGTGGCTGCAACCAGAGTGTACATATATCGCTGCTGAAAGACTTGTCGTCACTGCTTCTCTGCATTTGACAATATAgtatttattaacttttaataatgtaacaaataaaccaaatgtgTGAAATTAAGCTTGTGTCattgttattttggtttttttttttctagttcagGCTAACACTGAATTGGATGATTGTGTGATGTAAGGATAACAGTGTAATATTAGCAAGTTTTGACATGGCTCAATAAACAGGGTAGGATGTTTTCTTCTaagcacaaaaacactgaatcaaAACTTTATGAAGGAGGGGCAAGGCTGCCAAAATTACCCCAACTTTAAATCAACAACTAATCCAACAAACTCAGAACAACGTCTAAAAGCACTGCAGACCTCGTTTCCCCATTATTCAACCGTAAGGaggaaactgaacaaaaatggcatctataaaatttgtttgattatcTAAAATTTTGACctgtgacaaaagaaaagaacatttttttgtcactccTCACAGGGAGGCAAATTTCTATCTTGAATATTTCTAGCAGAAACTGGTTCCAGAAACAAACATACAGATGCATTGATCTGCTATCAATACAACAAACAAAGCCAAGACAGCTTTTTTATTCACAGCGTGTGTCTCTGGTATCTCTGAGCACAGTGGAGTTTGGACATGCTCCATCAGCGATAGGTAAACACACACTTTGACCTGAACTTGGAAAAAATTCACTCGGACACAAGAGCCTCGTTGGACCCTTCGAGAATCTTTTGGAGCAATCTCAGGTAGGAACAGAAAAAGTCAATACTTTAATGACTGACTGAATTACACTCTGGTCTGCAGCCAGGCCCACTTATTTGTGCAAGACGAAGAATCACGTGAAACTGGAGTTGTGGTTAATGAACAAATTGTGTGCAGCACATGGTAGGTAAGGATGTTGCAGATGATTACTCAGCCTGGAGGTCAGCTGCAGCTACATTGCGCTGTGACTAATGGCATATAGCTGTGTCAGCTATTTCTAGTGGTGAGGTTGGGTTCGCAGAAGGTTTGTGAATCCTCTGAGAAGATCTACTTTGAGGGTAGAGCGAGCTCGAAACAGTAAGTAGGTcagcaaatatttagtttgcctGCATGTGGAAACGGCATCTGCTCTGTTATAAGTTTCTGTATTATGTGAAATCCACTAAAACATCAAACAACACCACTGCAGGGCAGAGTTAATGAATCCAGATGATAATCAGTAACAGAGCATTAACACAGTCATCATGACTGGATAATCACTGCGCCCACTTCCACAGGAGTTAAGAGGAGCCCTCACACACTCGTTTGTCCTCCGTTTGGTCCTCAGCACCGAAACATGGGCACTTTTGTGACACTCTCATCAGGGCAGAGGATGCCTCTGGTTGGCCTCGGCACGTGGAAGAGTGCTCCAGGTCAGGTAGAGCAATACATATTCACAGAGATTTAACAGACTAAGCCTAAAAGATGCTCTTGGATGTTGTTTAAGTCTTACTGTGTACTGCCAGGTAAAGCAGGCAGTGCTGGCAGCTTTAGACGGTGGCTACAGACATATTGACTGTGCGGCTGTGTACGGCAACGAACAGGAGGTTGGAGATGCTTTGGCTCTTCGGGTTGGTCCGGGGAAGGTGAGGAGCTGTgatttcttcttccttttgtACTTCATCAGTATTTTATTGGCCTTGTTTAATGTCAGTTTATTCAACTGCTATGACTCACTGAATCACTTGTCAAAGTGGAAGAGGGTTATGCAACGTCTAACAAGTTTTAGACGTTACGCAACATCTAAAACTTGTTAGTAACTTGTTAGTTGCATCTCAGTCTACAAGGTTCCCTAAACTCAGCTTGGCCCTTGTTTCTAAAAATGAACTCTTAATAGATGACAagacaattttgaaaatgttctttcagtgtttagaaaaaaagagagagtagTTTTtacaatcaaatgaaaaaatttattgGCACCAAACTAATGTGATTtaatttacagcaaaataaataactgagaTTATTCAGTatcaattaaaatcagaagttttcTTGCAAAGCTTAAAAGCAAACATGGCCATTTTATTCCCACTGTTCAACATGATTCCCCATTTTGGTTCAGATAGGATTGTCCAAGTTACTTTTGTGTGATGTTTCTAAGTTATATGAGtctcactttctgaaatgagaggcataaaatgttgaatgttttcattttatttaaaagtttgagtAATCCCAGTCATGTTGCATTGCTGATGCAATGACTAGAAACAACGTTCATCagagttttgatgttttgaagCTAATAATTACTCAAACAATTTTCGTCCTGAAATGTTTGAGAACCACTAGCTTAGCTTACAAAACTAATCATATGTTTCGCCAGAAGTGTAATTCGCCCTCTTGACCCCAGGCTCTGCCGCGAGATGAGGTGTTTGTGACTTCCAAACTCTGGAACACCAAACATGATCCCGAGGATGTTGAAGAGGCATGCAGGTCCAGTCTGACCCACCTGGGTCTCTCCTACCTGGATCTCTACCTCATGCACTGGCCCATGGCCTTTAAGTGAGTAGCAGCTCTTTATGCAAAACATTGCCTCCTCCTCCAGTGCGTATTATGTGCCCTAGAGTCAGTGTTGAGGTGAAAACCATTCATTCCTATgctgaaacaaaatgtggaTGTTTCAGGAGAGGGAAAGAGCTAATGCCTCGACGAGACAATGGGAGTATTTGTTACTCCGACACTCACTACAGAGAGACTTGGAAGGCCATGGAGAACCTTGTAGATAAAGGTCTGGTTAAGGCTATCGGGCTGTCCAACTTCAACGCAAGGCAGattgatgacatcatcaccaCTGCCAGGCACAAACCTGTGGTGAATCAGGTACGGCTGTTCAAACAGAACATATTGCAAACTAGAAATCCAGAGCTGACCCAAAGAAAGCAAGCTACTCTGATACCTAGGAGTCCCGAAAAGACCCTGACTTTTGATATAATACAAATCTCAAAACTTTAAAGTTCTGTCATCATTTTTGTCAggaatgactcaaatttaaaatcactttgaaatgttgttaaaaaagtaaaaataattttaaaaaatcttatttatgcttaatgtgaaatatttcctATTCAACAATTTGGTCATTTATTAGTTTAACTATTTGTATCTGGGCTGGGGGCTCTTGCACATCATTAAATACCACTGACGTGAAGAATGTAagagcaaagcaaaacatttcagtaacatAGTATTACTGTTGACTTACTAGTAAACCACGTCAAATTCAAAGCACAACCACTTGATCAGTTTAATGAGCCGTTATTTTGGTGTATATTGGATTTAATTGGAAATGGgttcccaaaacaaaaatctgcttgAGGCCCCATAAAATCTTAGACCGGCTCTGTAGAGCCTAATATTTTCCTGTCAGTTTGAATAAACTACATCTCCTGTTTTTTCTGCAGGTGGAGTGCCACCCTTATCTGTCTCAAGCAGACCTCCTGTCACACTGTCGGTCAGTTCAGTACACTTTAGTACAGTGAGGTGTTCAGAGCAGCTGAAATCATGCTCTCACTTCTGTTCCAGCTCTTTAGCGGTTTGTGTGACAGCCTACAGTCCTCTGGGCAGCGGAGACAGACCCTGGGCTTCTCCTGATGAGCCTAGTCTGCTGGCAGATCCGCAACTTTGCGCCATTGCTGAGAGGTACCAGAAATCTCCTGCTCAGGTGATACTCAGGTAAGGCAGGACACCTCAAAGTATCACTTTGCACAGCTAACTGTCCTCTAATGTTACTTGTGGGCAACGTGACTATCATCTGACTCTGCAGGTGGAACATCCAGAGGGGGGTGGTGTGTATCCCCAAAAGTGTGACAGCCTCCAGGATCCAGGAGAATTTAAGGGTGTTTGATTTTTCCTTGTCTCCGGAAGACATGAAACTGATTGACTCCTTTAACCGCAACACACGTTTTATTATCCCAACAGTGGAGGTGAGACATTACTGCTAGAAATACATCCTATTGACATGTTTACGACTCTCCGTGCAGGACTGAAGTAGCAGAtggattaagaaaaaaaacctctgagaatatatttatttttctctctacaGAAGGATGGCAAGAAAGTGTGGAGGGATGGAGAACATCCTCATTTTCCCTTCCATGATCCTTACTGAGCCTTCAAGAAACACGTTCAAGGTGATTCTCAAATAGATGAcgtggaaaaataaattaaactgaaccTCAGTCAGAATTGGTGTTGTCTTTCTTCCCCTATGACACGTTAACAAAATTGATTGAAAACACGTTTAGCATGacgtttattttaaaaagttatggtAAGAGCGACACCATGTGGCCAAAGACAGAACTGCCTCTCAGCCACCAGTTATTTAAAGACTCAGTGATGGAGATCTAGTTCTAGATAGTTTCTGTACCTTTTGGTTACGACTTCCAGTGAATTaaattccccccaaaaaactttgaatgtcacattaaaacaaaggCATGTTGGGACCAAAATGTAAACCTACAAAAGTATCTCCATGCCCTCCACAGTATTGGTTGGTTCTCCTTTTATGTGAATTATTGCATCAGTGGCAAGTAGCACGGAGATGATTAGCTTGATGTTCTGCGGAGGTGTTGGAATGATTCAACTTCCATCAAAAACAGCCTTCTGCTACACCATACTGAAAGTAAGGAGAAATCAAGTTCCGCTGGAATATTAACTCAGGGTCTCTAAAGCAGagttaagctttttttttaagcttaacTCCAAAGTTCCTGATGGCTGACTGTGCCGACTTGATAAAATAAAGAGAGCAAAAGATGGCAAATGACATGGCACCCTAATAGAAATTGCAATAAAATCTTAGTCA
This region includes:
- the akr1a1a gene encoding aldo-keto reductase family 1 member A1-A; amino-acid sequence: MGTFVTLSSGQRMPLVGLGTWKSAPGQVKQAVLAALDGGYRHIDCAAVYGNEQEVGDALALRVGPGKALPRDEVFVTSKLWNTKHDPEDVEEACRSSLTHLGLSYLDLYLMHWPMAFKRGKELMPRRDNGSICYSDTHYRETWKAMENLVDKGLVKAIGLSNFNARQIDDIITTARHKPVVNQVECHPYLSQADLLSHCRSLAVCVTAYSPLGSGDRPWASPDEPSLLADPQLCAIAERYQKSPAQVILRWNIQRGVVCIPKSVTASRIQENLRVFDFSLSPEDMKLIDSFNRNTRFIIPTVEKDGKKVWRDGEHPHFPFHDPY